The window CAGGACTCAGGATCGTCACGGAAAGAATGTGCTGGGGCAGATCCTGATGCTGGATCAAGTTCAGATGCTGGCCCACTGGAGATATAGCCACTAGCCTCAAAGCCATTTCCAAAGGGAAAGGTTATGCTGAAACCTGGACAGTGAAGAAGACTGGTGTAGTTCCTAAgagaatggggaaaaatgaagagggtgaaataaaggagaaagagaaaggatgtCAGGCATCTCATCCCAGCATGGTGGAAATCTTTAAATGCCTATAAAGAAATGGAGTGAATAAAGCAGATGTTCATGAGCCAAAAAAAGCTCTTAATGCCACAGTCTTAGGATTTGGGATGGGAGCCCCTGCTGTTCCTCCAACAATGAAGAGTCTGCTTCATTCACCCTAGTTTGAAGGAATTAAGAAATCTGACCTCAGATCACCTGCCATGATGATCCCACAATCTAATCAGTACAAGGATTGACAAAAGGACCTGAGTTCCTTGAATGAATTCAGGGAATTCACATCAGAAGTCACTTCCAAAAGGGCAAAATCCCTTGATGAGGTGAGGGAACTCGGGCACAGAGAATGTTTAAAATtgtagaaggagagagagaggccgGGGCAATCATCCAAGACTGCCCAGACCTCCAGGTGAgccctccttcccttccacatGCCATGACCTTAAGCACTGGAAAACACAGGTTTTGATCCAAAGTTTGCAGAGGAACAGAAACCATCTCATTTCATTTATAAGAGAGTTGAGAAAAACTCATTTACCCTATTGTCTTTGTGCAAATAGAGTTTGGACAAAGCTGCTCATGCTGAGGATGAGCATTACATGGCAGGGGAAGGTAGAGGGTGACAAGAGATTCCATACAAACACACTACAGGAAAAGAAGCGAGTAGAGGAATCAATTCAGGTAGAAAACATAGCTCaagaaaaagaattgttttaTGCCATGGAAGAATTTAAGATAAATACTTTAATAAGGCAAAACCTCAAACTGCAaagataaaacaacagaaatatgtgAAGAGAGATTGCAAAGCTAAGGAAAGGAATTGAGATCACAACACAATATCTGAactgataaactggaaagaattataGTTGACAGTTGAGTTATAGACATAGAGCAAAGACCTGCCGTGATCTCAGAGAATGCAGacgaaaaaaaatcaaagatgcaGGAATTAGACAAAATAATATATGAGAGTCCTACAGGACAATTGGTACCTGTGAGGTAGAGAATCTAACAAATAGAATAtgaaagatatttaattattataagaGGAAAAATTCCTAAAAGAATTGAATCTGCAGCTCAGAAGGCACAGTGTCCCAGGAAAAGTGACACAGAGTGACTGAGACACGGGTATTGCCTGATTAAAGTGCTTAACTTCAAGGatgaagaaataattattcaGGCATACATTTAGATGTATATGCAAAGAGTTTGGGAAAATTTGACTAGCCTTGATCTTCTTCAAGGCATAAAGAAGTCAACAGGAGACCTTTGCATGGCTACAAAAGACTGAGGGCAAGAAGGTGTTACCTAAAAATATAATCTCTCCCCAAGGATTTCTTCAAGAATAAAGGCAACAGGCAAAGTTTCTCAAATATGAAGGGACTTGGGGAGTGAAGCACTactgaaaaaattatttgatcacAGCCAttcaaggaataaaataaaatgactggtaGTTAGCAATGAACAAATTTAAATAGACTggaaatggtggctcacacctgtaatcccagcactttgggaggccgaagcgggcagatcagttgaggtcaggagttcaagaccagcctggccaacatggtgaaactccgtctgtacaaaaaaaaaaatacaaaaactagccgagtgtggtggtgcacgcctgtaatcccagctattcaggaagatgaggcacaagaatcacttgaacctgggaggtggaggttgcagtgagctgagaccatgccactgcattccagccttagtgacagagcgagactctgtctcaaaaaaaataaagaattaacacTAAACAGACATGAGGAATATGGTTACACTCCTTggcaatttacaaataataaaataattggagATAGGAGATGATAGAAGAGCAAGATGGGAGAAGAactcattttcttgccttttttagcaaaaaataagtaaacactGTCTAAAAGTGAAGACATGATGTGAGCAATAAGGATTACTGGAATACACTGGAGTGAACTAGTAATAAGGCACTTGATTATTGTCATGTGGAAATGCGGGCAAAGGTGATTCTGACGAGACATCATATTTAAAATCTTGGTTGATGATTCTAGATGACAGGGAGCCTCTAAAGGATTTTAGGCAGAGGAGTGACATATAAaggttgcattttttaaattatgcccCATGCCTGCCGTGATAAGAGCCTCCAGGATTCAAGGAGAATTTGAAGAGAACAAGATGGTGGCAGGACAACCAGCTGGGAGCACTAGATCAGCTGTCCAGGTGAGAAGAGGAGGGCTATAGTGAGTCGGCTAGACTGTGTTGATCGGGGGTTAAGGAGAGAGAGGAGTCAAGGTGGACTCCCAGGTTTCAGCTTAGGAGGCCAGGTGGCATTAGCAAATGACACAGAGAGCACAGAATGAGACAGATATATGACcaagaaaatgtgataaaatgttaataattgaggaatatgcacatacacacacacgtgggGGCTAACATTTAATATGAAATGTCAGACTCAcaaaatgtttcaagaaaaagaaaaaaacatcttcTATATCCTTCACCCATATTCCCCAATTATTAATACTTTATCACATTTACTTGGTCATGTATCTGTCTATCATCAAGTCAACTTACTTTTTGTTGCATTTCAATATCAGTTACCATTATCAGTACACTTCACCCAAAACAATTCAAAATGCACACTGTTAACTAGAGTCaggatttgtttttattacttttaagtaaaatttatacATAGTGAAATGCTTACGTCTTTAACATACTATTTGaggagttttgacaaatatataaactCCTGTCAATATATAGAGTATTCCGCCACCCCAAAACATTTCCTAAAGCCTCTACCCACTGCTGTCTCTACTCCACCTGGAAATGCAGAGAGGCACAGCCCTCTCTCTTGCACCCATAAGGACACTCACAGCATAGACTGGGCAAGGGCCAGTATCTCTGGACTGACTGCCCATCAGGGAGGGCTTAGGCCTCAGCCAGCTGCTGCAGCAATGAGAGAGTCCCATAGAGGGCAGACAGGGGCATCTTTGCTTCTAGATCCCAGGTTGACCTGGGGTTATCCAGCTCCATCCTCAGGCCACACTCCTCCAGCAGGCCATAGGTGATGGCCAAACCCTCACTCTGGAGTGGGGCAAGGAGCTCGGGTTTGAGGGTGAAGGGAATGCTCCAGGGGTATCTGAAGTTCGGCTCCAGGATGCTCCTTACCTAGAAGAAGGATGATCAGACTCTACAGACCAGCCTTTAAGATCAGGAAGAAAAGGCTTCTGCCCAGCATCCAGGGGCCATGCAGGATAACAGAAGGAGCAAGAGCTTTGGGATCCATAGGACAAGAAGTAACATGCTCGTCATATCCTATGATCCGCAGATCAAGTTATGGGAAATCAGGGAGCATTggttccacatctgtgaaatggtgaAAATAAAACTCTCCTCATAGAAtagtggtgtttttatttttaaatgtatatgcacatatgtaagaATACAGTAAATGCATATAAAGGTAcgtatttatatgtacatatacttggagagagaaaaacagagaaattagCAAATCATAACAGTGTAACTAGAGCAGAAGTAATTAGCAAATGGTAACTGTGAGTAGAGCAGGAATATTATATCCCCTTAGTCCTCAAAGTCCTGTGCTCCCATATGGCTATTTTAGACCATTGGGGAATGCTGCAGAGATTGCCATGGAAGCTAAGACCCTCCTGAGGGAGGCTCATACCCACTGGACCAGGTCTCCAGAAGGACACCGCAGCTAGGGATTTCCCAGTGGCCACCGCTGGATAAGGACTCCCCTCCCAGCATAAATCTGTATCATCTCTCTTTCCTCAGAATCTTTCTTCTTATCTCTGGttccctcaccctcttccctgAACTTCTGGCCCCTGGGAAGTTCTCACCAGTTCCTGTTGCTGAAGCAGGATCCTCATCTCCACAGAACAGGCCAGCAAATCGTGTTGGATGTCACTCAGCACTGAGGGTGGAGGACATGTGGGGAAAGACAGTAGTGAAGAATCCAGATTTTTCCTCCCACCATAAAGCAGGAGACTCCCTGAGAGAATAACTCcaaagtagaggaataaaaccCATTAGACTTAAAGGTCAAGCTCCCTGCCCTGGGAAGCCCTTCAGAATGGTCTCCAGGATGCTAAATAAGAGGGACCAGAGGATGGGATTCAGGGGCTGAAGGCTGGAATCACCTACCTCCAGTGATCTGTGGATGAACATAAACTGGTGACTTCCTAGGCCTTAAACTCATTCTGTATCATATGGCAAGTTATCACAGTGAACCCTCTGACCTTAGAGAGAGCTGTGATGTAAGGACGAAAGATCATGGCATTCAAAGGGCTTTGGACACATGGCATCTAACACAGCTTTTTGGGGGTCTGGGGACCAAACTTATGATTCTCCCATTCTTCCCTTTAATTAATCTTACCCATTATGGCTTCAAGGAGATAAAGAATGGGGTCCTTTGGGTTAAACCATGCATGGTTTGAATCCTGTTGAAGTTTCTTTAGGATGGCACCACCAGGGCCATCCAAATGACCTGAGCTGTCCAATTCCAGCTATAGAAGACAGgtattattgttaataataatactaataacagTAACATTATATAATTTGCCTGTGTCTACTGGTGATAACCAAGGGGTAGGGGTGAGGGTTCTCTACCTCCTACCGGGGTTTCCAAGCAGCCTCAGTAGTGGGGGTGGCACTTTCTGGCCCATTGTGCCTGGCGCCAGAGTCCCGAGTCTTTCTCAGTCCCCTGGCATCTTGCTTATTCTTCCTCCCCCATGTAACTTGAGAGTCATATCTCCTAACCAATCCCATTTACAGCTTACCAGACCCATGCAACTGTGGAGCCCCTCACCATGTCCATCAGGTCCTGTAGAGCCCCTCTGTCTCCGAGCATGGCCAGGATACTATAGAACACGACATCCTGAACGTCCTTTGAGAGCTGAGCCAGTgtctttattttctggaaaacCTCCTCTTGTAGATGCTTGAAATCTGCTCTCAGGCATCAATGCCAACCAGAAAGTGGGGCAAGTATTTGATTAGAACATCCTTGAAATGATAGCCTGTTTGCATGAATATGAGCCAAACTCTTCTATCCCTTTCAGCTACTAACCAAAATTGTCTCTGCTAATGGCACACTTGAGCTCTGTGGATAGAGCTGTCATAGAAGCTAAAAAGATGGACAATCCAGCATTCTGAAAAGAGGAAATAGGATACTGGGAGCAGAGATTGAGATTTTGAAAAGACATCATCACTAATGGAAGATAATGACAAAGTGGTCATTTCTAGGACATGTCAGGAATACTGTAAAATCTAGCACTGGGCTTTAGAGGCGAAAATCTTAGGTGCTCTGGAATCAGTTTCCATATTGGTTAAATGGGATGCTATGAGGATTAAAAGAGTTTATGTAGGCCaagcatggttgctcacacctgtaattccagctctttgggaggctgagatggggggattgcttgaggccaggagttcaagaccagcctggccaacatagtgagaccccatctcaaaaagcaagaaagagacaGAGTTTATGTATGTAAGGCATATGGCACATATAAGCTGCCCTTATTATCAGGCAACTTTGCCAGTATCCTCAAAGTCTATGAAGAATTAACCATGGGGTGGATGTTGGGGGCCCTCTGTTTCTCCCAGGAGGCATCAGGCGCCCTCAGGGTGATCTGCTTGGGATGACAGATCACTGGATTGGAAGCTCCAAAGAGACAAGAATTTATGTCTGTTTGGTTCACAGCCATAACTTTCAAGTTCAGAATAATGCTTGTTGTCCAATAAGTCCTCAATAAACGTGTGTTTGTTTCATGAGCAAAGTGTAAATTTGGAAGTGGATCTAGATTTCTGACTTGCATGGAAACCACCAATTTAGGTGCTCAGATTTGCAGCTCACACCTAGAAGCCCCAGGTTTCCCCTTAATAAATACTTACTTTGCCAGAAGGGTTCCTCTATTCTTCCTAGAAGGAGAATCAAGTCATCATCTCACTTCCTCATCCCCCCAAATTTGCTTTTGAGATGTTTTGGAGGGTTCTGCTCTCCTACCACCTCCTCCCTCTCACTTAACTTCTTCCTGCCCCCATCACCATTCATCCCTCCATGTTCTCAGCCTTTCTGGACCCTTTCCATTCCATATGACCAAGGGCCAGTCCCTAGGGCAGTGGTGGCAAAGGCAAGGCAGGAGCAATCTGCCCTACTTACCCCATGTGTGCAGGATGGgatccccaccaccacctccagcaaACTCACACTCACCTACTGGGAGAATGCAAATTTGTTCGTAttctaaaaagagaaatgaaattccTCACCAAAGAGTCTCAAAGACTGGATTTCTCCAGccttctgcctttctttccctGAACCCCTCTTCTCTATCTGTTCCAGCCCTTTTCCCAAGGGGCCAGACTCCAAGACCTTGGGTAATAGCACCAAAGGCAATCAGGTGAGTTTTTGTTGTGCAGATTGTCCTGGGAGGGGAGGGCCAGATTCCACTCACTTGGCAAATGCCCTCTCAAAAATTTCGGTCTCAGAAATAGctctggaaagagaaagaaatgtgtttACTCACCAAACGTTAGTCTACCCCTACTTTTCCTCTTCTACTTCTTTCCCTCTTGGTCTCACCTCTAACTCCTCTATCCTCCCCTTATTTCCCACATGTACCATCAGTTCAGTTGAAAAACCTCCCTAGAGAGATGGATACCCAGGCAGCCTCTCTCCCCAACAGACTCACACCATTCCCAATGTTCAAAGGAGAAAGCCTGGTTTCCCTGTGGCCCCAGGGGACAGTGGCTCTGTCAGAGGAAGGGGTCAGTTGCAGGAAATGGAGGAGCCTGATTGGGGGAAAGTTCTCTGTGGGTCTGTGTGGGCTGAGCCCAAGCAGGGCTCTTGTGGGAATTCAAAGGGGGTCAGGGATCAGCAGTGCCTCAGTTCTAGGCAAAAAAAAACTGCCAGAGGAGGATGAGCAAGATGGTGCAATAGAAGCCTACATGGTTCATACACCCCACAcaaacaccaaattttaacaactgtcTGCACAAAGAAAAGCACGATCATAGAAGCAAAAATCAGGTGagtaatcacagtacctggttttaacttcatatcttTGGGTGAGGCATTGAAGAGGGTTGGAGAGATAGTATGAAATGATGGTAGCCACTCCTCACTCCTCGCAGCACAGGAGACTAGCCTCTGGGAAATTTTGTACTcttgggagagagggagagcacagtgaCTGGGTGAAAAACTTTACATTGAACTCAGTACTGCCTTGTCATAGCAGAGAGCagagccaggctgggctcaatcAGTGCCAGTGCACAAAGGGAAAATTTGGATAAGACCCAGTCAAAGGGGAATTGCCCATTCCTTCTTTCAGAACTCAAGTTTCTTGGCAAGCCTCACAAATGCCAGCCAGAGTGCTCTGGAGTCCTAAGTAAACTTAAAGGTCAGTCTAGGACAGAAGGACTGCAATATTTAAGCAATTTCTAATGCtgagctgggctcagagccagaggACTAGAGTGACATGTGACCTAAAGAGATACCAGCTGGGGTGACTAAAAAACGGTACTTGTGCTACCccactcccaacctcaggcagtGCAGCTCACAGCAATGAAAGTGTTTCATTCCCTTTGTTTAAGTGGAAGAGAGTGAAGAGTAGAGAGGATTCTGTCCCACATCTTGGATACCatctcagccacagtaggataggagACTAGGTAGAGTTGTGAAGCCCCCGTTCCAAGCCCTAGCTCCTGGACAACATCTCTAGACACCCCTGGGTGAAAAGGGAACctactgccttgaagggaagaacaCAGTCCTGGCAGAATTCATCATCTGCTTAATAAAGAACCACTGGGCCCTAAATAACCAGCAGCAGTACCCAGGTGGTATGTAGTGGGCCTTGGGCTCTGAGATGTACTGACCAAAGTTGTGACCCAGCATATTCCCAActgtggtggctatggtgaaagactcCTTctatttgagaaaagcagagggaaaagtcaaGAGGAGGCTTTGCCTTGCATCTTAGGTACCAGTTCAGCCACAGTGGTGTAGtgcaccaagcaggctcttggggcCCTCAAGATCAGGTCTAGGGTCTTcaacagcatttctggacctgccctgggccagaggagagCCCATTTCCCTAAAGGGTGAGACCTAGGCCAGACAGCACTTACCACGAGCTGACTGTTGAACCCCTGGGCTGTCAGCAAACATATGCAGTACAAATCTATgtacctacagtgaactcatctttgacaaaggtgccaagaacatacaatggagaaaggacagtcttttcaataaatgttgctgggaaaactggatatccatatccaagagaatgaaactagacccctatctcttaccatacacaaaaatcaaatcaaaatcatttaaagatttaaatataaggccttaaactatgaaactactaaaataaaacattaaggaAACTCTTCAGGACaatggtctgggcaaagatttcttgagtaaataACCCACAAGcactggcaacaaaagcaaaagtagacaaatgggatcacatcaagttaaaaagcttcttcacagcaaaggaaacaattaacaaagtgaagacacAACCCGCAGAatcggagaaaatatttgcaaactacccatcggagaagggattaataaccagaatatttaAGAAGCTCAAATGACTCTACATAActaaatctaataatctgattgaaaatgggcaaaagatgtgagtagacatttctcaaaagaagacacacaaatagcaaacagacatatgaaaatgtGTTCACATCATTgatcatctgagaaatgcaaatcaaaactacaatgaaatatcatctcagccctgttaaaatggcttatatccaaaagacaggcaataacacaTGCTggggaggatgcagagaaaaggagacTCTCATATGCTGTtgacaggaatgtaaattagtacaaccactttggagaacagtttggaccTTCCTCAATAAACAAAAACTAGAGTtacaatatgatccagcaatctcactgctgggtatatacaccAAAAGGCAGGCAATCAGTATACCAAAGAGAGATTTAAGAACAAACAAACCATGTTTGTTGCAACACTGTTCAtaatagtcaagatttggaaacaaactaaatgtccatcaacagatataaagaaaatatcatccaTATACACAATGGTATACTATTCACccataaaataaagaatgagatcctattatttgcaaaaacatgaatgaaactggaggtcattatgttaagtgaaataagtcaggaatAGAAAGAGAAACATCTTATGTTTTCACTTACTTGTGGGATGTAAAAGTCAAAACAGTCAAACACATAGAGATAGAAGGatgctacctgagactgggaagggtgGTGGGGGGCCTGGGGGAGAGGTaaggatggttaatgggcacttttaaaaagctagaaagaatgaataatacctagcatttgatagcacaacagggtgactaccgtcaaaataatttaattgtacatttttaaaaaactaaaacagtaTAACTGGATTGCTTATAATATGAAGGATAAATGCCTCAGGAGATGAATactccattttccatgatgtgattattacacattgcatgcctgtatcaaaatatctcgtgtaccttataaatatatatacctcctgtgtactcacaaaaataaaaaaataaaaagaccaggCTTTGGAACTCACCATCTTGAAAGGTTCTCTGTTCATCATCATCTGAGATGAGAATGGCTGAATGGAAAAGAACTTCCATTAGGAGAGTTGAGGTTGTTCCTGCCTGAGTCTTTCCCACAGCCCCAACCTGGGGGACCAGGGAACCCCTTGTATCAAAACCACTGGGACGCCTGTTAAATCTGACCCCTGGCCTCACT of the Chlorocebus sabaeus isolate Y175 chromosome 8, mChlSab1.0.hap1, whole genome shotgun sequence genome contains:
- the GSDMC gene encoding gasdermin-C, with protein sequence MPSMFERISKNLIKEIGSKDLTPVKYLLSATKLRQFVILRKKDSRSSIWGQSDYVPVGFSLNDILEPSSSVPETVVTGPFHFSDVVIQKHKADVSVNVGVEVSVSGEASVDHGCSLEFQIVTIPSPNLEDFQKRKLLDPEPSFLKECRRRGDNLYVVTEAVELINNTVLYNSSGVNILGKISLWITYGKGQGQGESLRVKKKALTLQKGMVMAYKRKQLVIKEKAILISDDDEQRTFQDEYKISQRLVSCAARSEEWLPSFHTISPTLFNASPKDMKLKPELFLRPKFLRGHLPKYEQICILPVGRIEEPFWQNFKHLQEEVFQKIKTLAQLSKDVQDVVFYSILAMLGDRGALQDLMDMLELDSSGHLDGPGGAILKKLQQDSNHAWFNPKDPILYLLEAIMVLSDIQHDLLACSVEMRILLQQQELVRSILEPNFRYPWSIPFTLKPELLAPLQSEGLAITYGLLEECGLRMELDNPRSTWDLEAKMPLSALYGTLSLLQQLAEA